Proteins encoded in a region of the Phoenix dactylifera cultivar Barhee BC4 chromosome 3, palm_55x_up_171113_PBpolish2nd_filt_p, whole genome shotgun sequence genome:
- the LOC103710340 gene encoding LOW QUALITY PROTEIN: NADH dehydrogenase [ubiquinone] 1 alpha subcomplex subunit 8-B-like (The sequence of the model RefSeq protein was modified relative to this genomic sequence to represent the inferred CDS: inserted 1 base in 1 codon) — translation MSDAVEATGEPIPTSXVLMAASKHIAVRCRAENVAFINCKKKDPNPEKCLDKGRAVTRCVLNLLKELHQRCPKEMDGYAGCMYYYTNEFDLCRKEQEEFEKACPISE, via the exons ATGTCGGACGCCGTCGAGGCGACGGGGGAGCCGATCCCGACGT GCGTCCTGATGGCGGCGTCGAAGCACATCGCCGTGCGGTGCCGGGCGGAGAACGTGGCCTTCATCAACTGCAAGAAGAAGGACCCAAACCCGGAGAAATGCCTCGATAAGGGCCGGGCGGTCACTCGTTGCGTCCTAAATTT GCTGAAGGAGCTTCATCAGAGGTGCCCCAAAGAGATGGATGGTTATGCAGGCTGCATGTATTACTATACCAATGAGTTTGACTTATGCCGCAAAGAACAAGAAGAGTTTGAGAAAGCATGCCCAATTTCTGAGTAG